In one window of Micromonospora cathayae DNA:
- a CDS encoding acyl carrier protein — MSIENTIRKIMETDLFVETPADQIDLDGSLRNVYGLDSLGFVELRVQCEDQFGVQISDEDFTPEAFQSVRTVADLVRRLQGVAA, encoded by the coding sequence GTGAGCATCGAGAACACCATCCGCAAGATCATGGAAACCGATCTCTTCGTCGAGACGCCGGCGGATCAGATCGACCTCGACGGCAGCCTGCGCAACGTCTACGGGCTGGACTCCCTCGGGTTCGTCGAGCTGCGGGTCCAGTGCGAGGACCAGTTCGGGGTCCAGATCTCCGACGAGGACTTCACGCCCGAGGCGTTCCAGAGCGTACGCACCGTCGCCGACCTGGTGCGTCGTCTCCAGGGGGTCGCCGCGTGA
- a CDS encoding beta-ketoacyl synthase N-terminal-like domain-containing protein: protein MTPVMVTGAAWATALGTGLDEVWGHLLAGRTGIRPVPATHGLRNLLAAPVTCLDLAEEHAQRQVALAGTVLRDALAHAKTPADADPLLVLGTSYGAHLDDGNTVDLQAWAVEVAARAGIRRPPVSLSTACSSGSDAVLVGAQLIEAGVTDVCVCGGVDILTPAKRLGHSALGTMSPTLLRAFDERADGTLLGEGAGFLVLESGARARQRGAPVLAVFSGGGSSNDAAGMTAPDPTGDGVVLAAERALAAAGRKPDDVAVVNAHGSGTPTNDAVEALSLARLFSTGHRPVVFATKGAFGHSLGATGAVEAIAVILALRDRRVPPVHGLAQVAGALPLPLPAGGPRPIGTGVGLSLTLGFGGFNTCLVFEEAAADVG, encoded by the coding sequence ATGACCCCGGTCATGGTCACCGGAGCGGCGTGGGCCACGGCGCTCGGTACCGGTCTGGACGAGGTGTGGGGGCACCTGCTCGCCGGTCGCACCGGCATCCGGCCGGTGCCCGCCACCCACGGGTTGCGCAACCTGCTCGCCGCCCCGGTCACCTGCCTCGACCTGGCCGAGGAGCACGCCCAGAGGCAGGTGGCGCTCGCCGGTACGGTCCTGCGGGACGCGCTCGCCCACGCGAAGACCCCGGCCGACGCCGACCCGCTGCTGGTGCTGGGCACCAGCTACGGTGCCCACCTGGACGACGGGAACACCGTCGACCTGCAGGCCTGGGCGGTGGAGGTCGCCGCCCGGGCCGGGATACGCCGGCCGCCGGTCTCGCTGTCCACCGCCTGCTCCTCGGGGTCGGACGCCGTCCTGGTCGGCGCCCAACTGATCGAGGCGGGTGTCACCGACGTCTGTGTCTGCGGCGGCGTCGACATCCTGACCCCGGCGAAACGGCTCGGGCACAGCGCGCTCGGCACCATGTCCCCGACCCTGCTGCGGGCCTTCGACGAGCGGGCCGACGGCACGCTGCTCGGCGAGGGCGCGGGCTTCCTCGTGCTGGAGTCCGGGGCGAGGGCGCGGCAGCGCGGTGCACCCGTGCTCGCCGTGTTCAGCGGCGGCGGATCGTCCAACGACGCCGCCGGGATGACCGCGCCCGACCCGACGGGCGACGGTGTCGTGCTCGCCGCCGAGCGGGCGCTGGCCGCGGCGGGACGCAAACCCGACGACGTGGCGGTGGTCAACGCGCACGGGTCGGGCACCCCCACCAACGACGCGGTCGAGGCGCTCAGCCTCGCCCGGCTGTTCAGCACCGGTCACCGGCCGGTCGTGTTCGCCACCAAGGGCGCTTTCGGGCACAGCCTCGGCGCCACCGGCGCGGTGGAGGCGATCGCGGTGATCCTGGCCCTGCGGGACCGCCGGGTACCCCCGGTCCACGGGCTGGCGCAGGTGGCCGGGGCGCTGCCGCTGCCCCTGCCGGCGGGCGGGCCCCGGCCGATCGGCACCGGCGTCGGGTTGAGCCTGACGCTGGGCTTCGGCGGCTTCAACACCTGCCTGGTCTTCGAGGAGGCGGCGGCCGATGTGGGCTGA
- a CDS encoding beta-ketoacyl synthase N-terminal-like domain-containing protein, with product MWAELTGVDVVATGRASSTDLAGTGRRAVSFYADPVAWLVVEAVQAALASAGVPVTDAVAETGMLCASTTATRHTMRTVAAGAARGRVSPLRFAGANPGSLAGLPCIVFGLRGPSLLLTMPPETARPVMATVADAWLRHAGCRYVIVSEHQARADETHSVTCLVVRRHRS from the coding sequence ATGTGGGCTGAACTCACCGGGGTCGACGTGGTGGCCACCGGCCGGGCCAGCAGCACCGACCTGGCCGGCACCGGCCGCCGCGCGGTGTCCTTCTACGCCGACCCGGTCGCCTGGCTGGTGGTCGAGGCGGTACAGGCCGCGCTGGCGTCCGCCGGGGTGCCGGTGACCGACGCCGTGGCGGAGACCGGGATGCTGTGCGCCAGTACGACCGCCACCCGGCACACCATGCGGACGGTCGCCGCCGGGGCCGCCCGGGGCCGGGTGTCGCCGCTGCGGTTCGCCGGAGCCAACCCCGGTTCGCTGGCCGGACTGCCCTGCATCGTGTTCGGGCTACGCGGGCCGAGTCTGCTGCTCACGATGCCACCGGAGACGGCCCGACCGGTCATGGCCACCGTCGCCGACGCGTGGCTGCGCCACGCCGGCTGCCGGTACGTCATCGTCAGCGAACACCAGGCACGTGCCGACGAGACCCACTCCGTGACGTGTCTCGTCGTGCGTCGACACAGGAGCTGA
- a CDS encoding 3-hydroxyacyl-ACP dehydratase FabZ family protein, with protein MAELTDTSIGFTELKQWLRHRHPMIYIDRVVEHRPGEYLRSLMSVSGTMEAIAGHFPERAVFPGSHLMQAFAQSGIILYQLSTTPLLDNELTLIGSVRSRFMHVVVPGDQVLFDLRVERLYRSSFHFSCKATVDEKPVAAFRGSLVRTKVEELGRQLW; from the coding sequence ATGGCTGAACTCACCGACACCTCGATCGGCTTCACCGAACTCAAGCAGTGGCTGCGGCACCGGCACCCGATGATCTACATCGACCGGGTCGTCGAGCACCGGCCGGGCGAGTACCTGCGGAGCCTGATGTCCGTCTCCGGCACGATGGAGGCGATCGCCGGCCACTTCCCCGAGCGCGCGGTGTTCCCGGGCAGTCACCTCATGCAGGCCTTCGCCCAGTCGGGGATCATCCTCTACCAGCTGAGCACCACGCCGTTGCTGGACAACGAACTGACCCTCATCGGCTCGGTCCGCAGCCGGTTCATGCACGTCGTGGTCCCCGGCGACCAGGTGCTGTTCGACCTGCGCGTCGAGCGGCTCTACCGCAGCTCGTTCCACTTCTCCTGCAAGGCCACGGTGGACGAGAAGCCGGTGGCGGCGTTCCGGGGCTCCCTGGTCCGGACGAAGGTCGAGGAACTGGGACGCCAGCTGTGGTGA
- a CDS encoding NAD(P)/FAD-dependent oxidoreductase — translation MVRSADAVVVGGGVIGVSTLYHLAARGARDVVLLERDTLGSGSTAAAAGGFRAQFSDEVNIRLALRCIDAYQRFQAEFDIDIGFRQTGYLFLLRAEEEPHFRTALRLQQSMGVPARIVPVDEALRHVPGTSPDGLSAATYCPIDGLATPHAVVQGYAAAARRLGARIVQHEAAREILVRDGRVVGVRSAQGEIATPLVVLASGVWSPELARTAGIDLPVTAERRFVHYVASDGGLPERTPLTIDFATGLYFHREGAGLIVGGPWATPEELAPVAVQRLPFLADLGVANTWSGLYEMSPDHNALVGRCDEPAGLLYATGFSGHGFQQAPGIGEYLADLALDREPELDLSALSLRRFTDQLSRPELHVV, via the coding sequence ATGGTGCGATCAGCGGACGCCGTGGTTGTCGGCGGCGGCGTCATCGGAGTCAGCACGCTCTACCACCTCGCCGCCCGCGGCGCCCGCGACGTGGTGCTGCTGGAGCGGGACACCCTCGGCAGCGGCTCCACGGCCGCCGCGGCCGGCGGCTTCCGGGCCCAGTTCTCCGACGAGGTGAACATCCGGCTCGCGCTGCGCTGCATCGACGCATACCAGCGCTTCCAGGCCGAGTTCGACATCGACATCGGGTTCCGCCAGACCGGCTACCTCTTCCTCCTCCGCGCCGAGGAGGAGCCGCACTTCCGCACCGCGCTGCGACTGCAACAGTCGATGGGCGTGCCGGCCCGGATCGTGCCGGTCGACGAGGCGCTACGACACGTCCCCGGCACGAGCCCCGACGGCCTGTCCGCCGCGACGTACTGCCCGATCGACGGGCTCGCCACCCCGCACGCCGTCGTCCAGGGATACGCCGCAGCCGCCCGCCGGCTCGGCGCGCGCATCGTCCAACACGAGGCGGCCCGGGAGATCCTGGTGCGGGACGGTCGCGTGGTGGGCGTACGCAGCGCACAGGGCGAGATCGCCACCCCCCTGGTGGTGCTCGCCAGCGGCGTCTGGTCCCCGGAACTGGCCCGCACCGCCGGGATCGACCTGCCGGTGACGGCCGAACGGCGCTTCGTGCACTACGTCGCCTCCGACGGCGGACTGCCCGAGCGCACGCCGCTGACCATCGACTTCGCCACCGGGCTCTACTTCCACCGCGAGGGTGCCGGCCTGATCGTGGGCGGGCCCTGGGCGACACCCGAGGAACTGGCCCCGGTCGCCGTACAGCGGTTGCCCTTCCTCGCCGACCTGGGCGTGGCGAACACCTGGTCGGGCCTGTACGAGATGAGTCCGGACCACAACGCCCTGGTGGGACGGTGCGACGAACCGGCGGGTCTGCTCTACGCCACCGGCTTCTCCGGGCACGGCTTCCAGCAGGCACCCGGCATCGGCGAGTACCTCGCCGACCTCGCCCTGGACCGGGAACCCGAACTCGACCTCTCGGCGCTGTCCCTGCGCCGCTTCACCGACCAGCTGTCCCGTCCCGAACTCCACGTCGTGTAG
- a CDS encoding acyl-CoA thioesterase, producing MSLAAPTVWRDVFRRVEHADTDAAGVVHFARYASLLETAVLENLEHVDAGIRRLERDGLDLAVVEARMRYSAAARFYEELRIRVRLDRLAGASCQFAGEICRTAPGPETVLATGALTLCAVNRADGAPTALPRWLRDNLRTCGNGDGNG from the coding sequence GTGAGCCTCGCCGCCCCGACCGTGTGGCGGGACGTGTTCCGCCGGGTCGAGCACGCCGACACCGACGCGGCCGGCGTCGTGCACTTCGCCCGGTACGCGTCCCTGCTGGAGACGGCGGTACTGGAGAACCTCGAACACGTCGACGCCGGGATCCGCCGGCTGGAACGGGACGGCCTGGACCTGGCGGTCGTCGAAGCGCGGATGCGGTACTCGGCCGCCGCCCGCTTCTACGAGGAACTACGGATCAGGGTACGACTGGACCGGCTCGCCGGGGCGTCCTGCCAGTTCGCCGGCGAGATCTGCCGCACCGCGCCGGGTCCCGAGACGGTGCTCGCCACCGGCGCGCTGACGCTCTGCGCGGTGAACCGGGCCGACGGCGCGCCGACCGCCCTGCCGCGATGGCTTCGCGACAACCTACGCACCTGCGGAAACGGAGACGGCAATGGCTGA
- a CDS encoding MFS transporter, whose product MAMVLGHPGFRRLLIGQSVSNFADTALYLSLGIWAKDLTGSNSAAGAVFLALAVPVLFAPAAGIVVDRVRRRPLLVLTNLLTGVVVLSLLLVRGTDQLWILYGVAFLYGCSALFVVAARSAMLKELVSDQDLAPANAALQTASQGIRVLSPLIGAGLYAAFGGTALALFVVVLFVVAAAVLGSIRVHETEPEPRVPFRRDFLAGFQHIRAVPLLSRVTLAGAAAWAVLGFFETVIFAVIESGLHRPPSFFGVITSIQGVGAVLGGLVAARLSRRVGDGRLVALGLAAFGVGNLALAVPSLAVVVAASVVNGAAMVWFVVGFTTAMQTHTATRMQGRVNAASTMFVLIPNTASIALGAALISVFDYRSLLAATAVVTLACAVALWRGTSRTGYARPPGPEPDAFGSGAAGSPGVPPVGRRPADGQVHRDRVELDEDVRR is encoded by the coding sequence ATGGCGATGGTCCTCGGGCACCCCGGCTTCCGGCGGCTGCTGATCGGCCAGTCGGTCTCCAACTTCGCCGACACCGCCCTCTACCTGTCCCTCGGCATCTGGGCCAAGGACCTGACCGGAAGCAACAGCGCCGCCGGTGCCGTGTTCCTGGCGCTGGCGGTCCCGGTGCTGTTCGCCCCGGCGGCCGGGATCGTCGTGGACCGGGTACGCCGCCGGCCGCTGCTCGTGCTGACCAACCTGCTGACCGGTGTGGTCGTGCTGAGCCTGCTGCTGGTGCGCGGCACGGACCAGCTGTGGATCCTCTACGGCGTGGCGTTCCTGTACGGCTGCTCGGCGTTGTTCGTCGTGGCCGCCCGGTCGGCGATGCTCAAGGAACTGGTGTCCGACCAGGACCTGGCGCCGGCCAACGCCGCCCTGCAAACGGCCAGCCAGGGCATCCGGGTCCTGTCCCCGCTGATCGGCGCCGGGCTCTACGCGGCCTTCGGCGGTACGGCGCTGGCGCTGTTCGTGGTCGTGCTGTTCGTCGTCGCGGCGGCGGTCCTCGGCTCGATCCGGGTGCACGAGACCGAGCCGGAGCCACGCGTCCCGTTCCGGCGGGACTTCCTGGCCGGCTTCCAGCACATCCGGGCGGTGCCGCTGCTGTCGCGGGTCACGCTCGCCGGTGCGGCCGCCTGGGCGGTCCTGGGCTTCTTCGAGACCGTCATCTTCGCCGTCATCGAGTCGGGCCTGCACCGCCCGCCGTCGTTCTTCGGAGTGATCACCAGCATCCAGGGCGTCGGGGCCGTCCTGGGCGGCCTGGTGGCGGCGCGGCTGAGCCGGCGGGTCGGTGACGGCCGCCTCGTCGCCCTCGGGCTGGCCGCGTTCGGCGTCGGCAACCTCGCGCTGGCGGTACCGTCGCTGGCGGTGGTGGTCGCCGCCTCGGTGGTCAACGGCGCGGCCATGGTCTGGTTCGTGGTGGGTTTCACCACCGCGATGCAGACCCACACGGCGACCCGGATGCAGGGCCGGGTCAACGCGGCGTCCACCATGTTCGTCCTGATCCCCAACACGGCGTCTATCGCGCTGGGTGCCGCGCTCATCTCCGTGTTCGACTACCGCTCGCTGCTCGCGGCCACCGCCGTGGTCACCCTCGCCTGTGCCGTCGCGCTCTGGCGCGGCACGTCCCGCACCGGGTACGCGCGACCGCCCGGACCGGAGCCGGACGCCTTCGGGTCCGGCGCTGCGGGGTCACCCGGTGTCCCGCCCGTCGGTCGGCGGCCGGCCGACGGGCAGGTCCACCGGGACCGGGTGGAGCTGGACGAGGACGTGCGACGGTGA
- a CDS encoding DMT family transporter, giving the protein MSRTVWRGSALVAVSAAGFGLMPVFARYAYSAGLTVSTLLFLRFAVAATLLFGYLAVRRRLPRRVTARQFGALLLLGAVLYALQSLFYFSAVEHISPALAVLLLYLYPAFVLLLSSALGRYRPPLAGVVAILLSLAGMALVLGRPSAAVNLVGVLYAVGAAGVYAVYIVVGDRTSAGLPPLTTSAFVASFAGTSFLVVGTGTGELRFGFPAHAWLPVLGVAVVSTVVAIGAFFAGMAVIGPTRASIMSMVEPVVSIGAAWVLLGEAMTPWQALGGAVVLAGAVWGVTGAVGGGTLAEPSEPATPADDPGAAAQGRPARTSA; this is encoded by the coding sequence ATGAGCCGCACCGTGTGGCGGGGGAGCGCACTGGTGGCGGTGTCCGCGGCGGGCTTCGGGCTGATGCCCGTCTTCGCCCGGTACGCCTACTCCGCCGGCCTCACCGTGTCGACGCTGCTCTTCCTGCGGTTCGCGGTCGCCGCCACGCTGCTCTTCGGCTACCTCGCGGTCCGGCGCCGGCTGCCCCGGCGGGTCACCGCCCGGCAGTTCGGCGCGCTGCTGCTGCTCGGCGCGGTGCTGTACGCGTTGCAGTCACTGTTCTACTTCTCCGCGGTGGAGCACATCTCGCCGGCTCTCGCCGTGCTGCTGCTCTACCTGTACCCGGCCTTCGTGCTGCTGTTGTCGAGCGCCCTCGGCCGGTACCGGCCGCCGCTGGCGGGGGTGGTCGCGATCCTGCTGTCCCTGGCCGGCATGGCGCTGGTGCTGGGTCGGCCGAGCGCCGCCGTCAACCTGGTCGGCGTGCTGTACGCCGTCGGCGCGGCCGGGGTCTACGCGGTCTACATCGTGGTGGGTGACCGTACCTCGGCCGGCCTGCCGCCGCTGACCACCAGCGCCTTCGTCGCGTCCTTCGCCGGTACCTCCTTCCTGGTGGTCGGGACCGGCACCGGCGAGCTGCGCTTCGGTTTCCCCGCCCACGCCTGGCTACCGGTCCTCGGGGTCGCCGTGGTGTCCACCGTGGTGGCGATCGGCGCGTTCTTCGCGGGCATGGCGGTCATCGGCCCCACCCGGGCGTCGATCATGAGCATGGTGGAGCCGGTCGTCAGCATCGGCGCGGCCTGGGTGCTCCTCGGTGAGGCGATGACCCCGTGGCAGGCGCTGGGCGGTGCCGTGGTGTTGGCCGGGGCGGTCTGGGGGGTGACCGGAGCCGTCGGCGGTGGCACCCTCGCCGAGCCATCGGAACCGGCGACGCCCGCCGACGACCCGGGCGCGGCGGCGCAGGGCCGCCCGGCCAGGACCTCCGCGTAA
- a CDS encoding aminotransferase class III-fold pyridoxal phosphate-dependent enzyme, with product MTERLSADALSILLQGRDIHLNHYGTHRQPFAVLGGQGVHQRLAELEGERAGTTFDVIDASGGYASACLGANHPAVRGILDRALTDVGYATDELGSLERSHLLYELFGPGGLWADTFPGDAYHVSGRNSGSEGMELALRMVLESRFDQRTLRPVPGKEERDIIVAFEGAWHGWTSGLVPLLNRRHYRVGLPAQETGKPYGVTVEHVPFGDPQVLADYFGDRGHRVLAVVVEAIQGDAGILLPPPGYLRGLARLCGSHGALLVADEVLTFAKSGAFFAMTDDDGPVPTDITVIGKSVGMGVLSTSMVIARRSLTVRSSGAVATSDLRPLTCAVLRDGIQLMVNDKLLEHSATLGEQLGELLRHRLVDRFPELYREARGVGVMHGLELTEAAAARLDDLRRHVIRSGAYVEFMAGAGRRSRGQRYVFPTMRIAPPLVTTGDEAEQLVDRIAEGSRRFREASA from the coding sequence GTGACCGAGCGGCTGAGCGCCGACGCCCTGTCGATCCTGCTCCAGGGCCGGGACATCCACCTCAACCACTACGGCACCCACCGGCAGCCCTTCGCGGTCCTCGGCGGCCAGGGTGTGCACCAGCGCCTGGCCGAACTGGAGGGCGAACGGGCCGGAACCACCTTCGACGTGATCGACGCCAGTGGCGGGTACGCCAGCGCCTGCCTGGGCGCCAACCACCCGGCCGTGCGGGGCATCCTCGACCGGGCGCTCACCGACGTGGGGTACGCCACCGACGAACTGGGTTCGCTGGAACGGTCCCACCTGCTGTACGAGCTGTTCGGCCCGGGTGGGCTCTGGGCCGACACCTTCCCGGGCGACGCGTACCACGTCAGCGGACGCAACTCCGGCTCGGAGGGGATGGAACTGGCGCTCCGGATGGTGCTGGAGTCCCGGTTCGACCAGCGCACCCTCCGACCGGTCCCCGGCAAGGAGGAACGCGACATCATCGTGGCGTTCGAGGGCGCCTGGCACGGGTGGACCAGCGGCCTGGTGCCGTTGCTCAACCGACGCCACTACCGGGTCGGGCTGCCCGCCCAGGAAACCGGGAAGCCGTACGGGGTGACCGTCGAACACGTGCCCTTCGGCGATCCCCAGGTCCTCGCCGACTACTTCGGTGACCGGGGCCACCGCGTGCTCGCGGTGGTGGTGGAGGCGATCCAGGGCGACGCGGGCATCCTGCTGCCGCCGCCGGGCTACCTGCGCGGCCTGGCCCGGCTCTGCGGCAGCCACGGTGCCCTGCTCGTCGCCGACGAGGTGCTCACCTTCGCCAAGAGCGGCGCCTTCTTCGCGATGACCGACGACGACGGCCCCGTCCCGACCGACATCACCGTCATCGGCAAGAGCGTCGGCATGGGCGTGCTGTCCACCTCCATGGTGATCGCCCGCCGGTCGCTGACCGTCCGCTCCTCCGGCGCGGTCGCCACCTCGGACCTGCGTCCACTCACCTGCGCCGTCCTCCGCGACGGCATCCAGCTGATGGTCAACGACAAGCTGCTGGAGCACTCCGCCACCCTCGGCGAGCAGTTGGGCGAACTGTTGCGGCACCGGCTCGTGGACCGCTTCCCCGAGCTCTACCGGGAGGCCCGCGGCGTCGGGGTGATGCACGGGCTCGAACTGACCGAGGCCGCCGCGGCCCGCCTGGACGACCTGCGCCGGCACGTGATCCGGTCCGGCGCGTACGTGGAGTTCATGGCCGGCGCGGGCCGCCGCTCGCGCGGGCAGCGGTACGTGTTCCCCACCATGCGGATCGCGCCGCCGCTGGTGACCACCGGCGACGAGGCCGAGCAACTGGTGGACCGCATCGCCGAGGGCTCGCGGCGGTTCCGGGAGGCGTCGGCGTGA
- a CDS encoding class I adenylate-forming enzyme family protein yields MEGIGLPGTVQDVERYLSTTVELEPSPGDDVPLRQISRELLALGLAPGEPVLIALANGKPLLRRFFAVLAAGGVPTILPPAVPSARLHQIAGHLGARTVLVPRTQAAAHRPVARRPVGTTEALLLSGDPGRRYEPGDVIILTSGTSGVFSGCRHRLSSLVRNARRHAAAIGLRSGDTMLVNLPLNFSYALVAQLLAGLVTDTRLVVTGPPFTPAAYTAAVTEHQVTCSSLTPHMVRTLLGSPWKPPETLRLLTVGGDALEPDVTAQLLDRAPGMELYLTYGLTEAGPRVSTLAAHREPPHRYGSVGRPLAGVEVSLRAPDEHGVGELQVTSDTVLREKVGSTDTRNGSRLVAPGVIATGDLFRLDAEGYLYFQGRLSDIAVLKGNKVSLASIRRIANTLPGVAGSATSTYRAEDGETRLNLDLYLHDLAPGEVARTKRALLGQLLRFERPDRITVRPATERGPK; encoded by the coding sequence ATGGAAGGCATCGGCCTGCCCGGGACAGTGCAGGACGTGGAGCGGTACCTGTCCACCACCGTCGAGCTGGAGCCGTCACCGGGTGACGACGTCCCGCTGCGGCAGATCTCCCGGGAACTGCTGGCCCTGGGCCTGGCACCGGGCGAGCCGGTGCTGATCGCCCTGGCGAACGGCAAACCGTTGCTACGCCGGTTCTTCGCCGTCCTGGCCGCCGGTGGGGTACCGACCATCCTCCCGCCGGCCGTGCCGTCGGCCCGGCTGCACCAGATCGCCGGGCACCTCGGCGCGCGGACCGTACTGGTACCCCGTACCCAGGCGGCGGCCCACCGTCCGGTCGCCCGCCGGCCCGTCGGCACGACGGAGGCGCTGCTGCTCAGCGGCGACCCCGGCCGGCGGTACGAGCCCGGCGACGTCATCATCCTCACCTCCGGTACGTCCGGCGTCTTCAGCGGTTGCCGCCACCGGCTGTCCTCGCTGGTCCGTAACGCCCGCCGGCACGCCGCCGCGATCGGCCTGCGGTCGGGCGACACCATGCTGGTCAACCTGCCGCTCAACTTCTCCTACGCGCTGGTGGCCCAACTGCTGGCGGGCCTGGTGACGGACACCCGGCTGGTCGTGACAGGCCCACCGTTCACCCCGGCGGCCTACACCGCCGCGGTGACCGAACACCAGGTGACCTGCTCGTCGCTGACCCCGCACATGGTCCGCACGCTGCTGGGCAGCCCCTGGAAACCGCCGGAGACGCTGCGACTGCTCACCGTCGGCGGGGACGCGTTGGAGCCGGACGTGACCGCGCAGCTCCTCGACCGGGCGCCCGGGATGGAGCTCTACCTGACCTACGGACTGACCGAGGCCGGCCCCCGGGTCAGCACGCTGGCCGCGCACCGCGAGCCGCCACACCGGTACGGGTCGGTGGGCCGACCGCTGGCCGGGGTCGAGGTGTCCCTGCGGGCCCCCGACGAGCACGGGGTGGGCGAGTTGCAGGTCACCTCGGACACGGTGCTCCGCGAGAAGGTGGGCAGCACGGACACCCGCAACGGCAGCCGGCTCGTCGCGCCGGGCGTGATCGCGACCGGTGACCTGTTCCGGCTGGACGCCGAGGGCTACCTCTACTTCCAGGGACGGCTGTCGGACATCGCGGTGCTCAAGGGCAACAAGGTGTCGCTGGCGTCGATCCGCCGGATCGCCAACACGCTGCCGGGGGTGGCCGGCTCCGCTACCTCCACGTACCGGGCGGAGGACGGTGAGACCCGGCTCAACCTGGACCTCTACCTGCACGACCTCGCGCCCGGCGAGGTGGCGCGGACGAAGCGGGCGCTGCTCGGGCAACTGCTCCGCTTCGAGCGACCGGACCGGATCACCGTCCGACCGGCCACCGAACGAGGACCCAAGTAG
- a CDS encoding thioesterase II family protein, which translates to MRLFCLPHAGGSAGTYRRLLGNRVAGVRVTALEPAGRGTRSHEPPYRTMRDTADDLGDRAADVLAADDQDGYALLGHSLGALLALEVAHRLTRLGRPAPRLLVVSGRNPPHLAPEATDLHRTDLSDEDLFARLVAIGGATARASGPLIYRTFMPVLRADLVLAGSYRAPAGRHPLDCPLLVLYGRGDPLTSVAALRQWRDYTSGPYRFRSLSGGHFFPMERPGDFAAVVEEGCAALPGRRIR; encoded by the coding sequence GTGCGGCTGTTCTGCCTGCCGCATGCCGGGGGCTCCGCCGGGACGTACCGACGCCTGCTCGGCAACCGGGTCGCCGGGGTGCGGGTGACGGCTCTCGAACCGGCCGGGCGGGGCACCCGGTCCCACGAGCCGCCGTACCGCACGATGCGGGACACCGCGGACGACCTCGGCGACCGGGCGGCCGACGTGCTGGCGGCCGACGACCAGGACGGGTACGCGCTGCTCGGCCACAGCCTCGGCGCGCTGCTGGCGCTCGAGGTGGCGCACCGGCTGACCCGGCTGGGCCGGCCCGCGCCCCGGCTGCTGGTCGTCTCCGGCCGTAACCCGCCGCACCTGGCCCCGGAGGCCACCGACCTGCACCGCACGGACCTGTCCGACGAGGACCTCTTCGCCCGGCTGGTGGCGATCGGCGGTGCCACGGCCCGGGCCTCGGGGCCGCTGATCTACCGCACCTTCATGCCGGTGCTCCGCGCCGACCTCGTCCTGGCCGGCAGCTACCGGGCACCGGCCGGCCGGCACCCGCTGGACTGCCCGCTGCTGGTGCTCTACGGCCGGGGCGACCCGCTCACCTCGGTGGCCGCGCTGCGGCAGTGGCGGGACTATACTTCCGGACCGTATCGCTTCCGGTCACTCTCCGGTGGTCATTTCTTCCCGATGGAGCGTCCCGGGGATTTCGCCGCAGTGGTCGAGGAAGGGTGTGCCGCGTTGCCGGGGAGGAGAATCCGATGA